The following proteins are co-located in the Anomalospiza imberbis isolate Cuckoo-Finch-1a 21T00152 chromosome Z, ASM3175350v1, whole genome shotgun sequence genome:
- the SIGLEC15 gene encoding sialic acid-binding Ig-like lectin 15, protein MRELGLVLLCLLRISRKGVQCNGWSVHVPSDVTGELGKMVILPCTFTHPYKTFDRALTAIWRIKEPYNGTVIFKCVSQSSSELCKTAISHKNKYKLLGNPRHKDLSIRVDNLTWSDSERYFCRVELAGDIQDKYESRNGIKLHVIAAPRIINITVSSSRDHTFQARCTAEGEPAPALTWNGPPYSNLSSSSSSSHRVTKELRSLTHDGKYTCTAVNSHGRAEGAVYFYKFRASDSSSFMILIFVPLGIKVVILLVILSFTAFSREGPPSAPPSLARPQLPECTYENCDRRLSQTRPRAGAVPGRS, encoded by the exons ATGAGAGAGCTCGGCTTGGTTCTCCTGTGCCTCCTCCGCATCTCCAGGAAGG GTGTGCAGTGCAATGGCTGGTCTGTCCACGTCCCATCTGACGTTACTGGAGAGCTTGGGAAGATGGTGATCCTGCCCTGCACCTTCACACACCCCTACAAAACATTTGACCGGGCCCTCACGGCCATCTGGAGGATCAAGGAGCCTTACAATGGCACGGTGATCTTCAAGTGTGTGAGCCAGAGCAGCAGCGAGCTCTGCAAGACTGCCATCAGCCACAAGAACAAGTACAAACTGCTGGGCAACCCCCGGCACAAGGACCTGTCCATCAGGGTGGACAACCTGACCTGGAGCGACAGCGAGAGGTACTTCTGTCGGGTGGAGCTGGCTGGAGATATCCAGGACAAGTATGAGAGCAGGAACGGGATAAAGCTGCATGTGATTG CTGCCCCCAGGATCATTAACATCACGGTCAGCTCCAGCAGGGACCACACCTTCCAGGCCCGCTGCACAGCCGAGGGGGAGCCAGCGCCCGCCCTGACCTGGAACGGGCCCCCCTACAGCAacctgagctccagcagcagctccagccaccGCGTCACCAAGGAGCTGCGGTCCCTGACCCACGACGGGAAGTACACCTGCACCGCTGTCAACAGCCatggcagggcagagggggCCGTCTACTTCTACAAATTCAGAGCCTCCGACAGCTCCTCCTTCATGATCCTGATCTTTGTCCCCCTGGGAATCAAGGTGGTCATTTTGCTGGTGATACTGAGCTTCACCGCTTTCTCCAGAGAAG GTCCCCCCTCTGCtccacccagcctggccag GCCACAGCTGCCGGAGTGCACCTACGAGAACTGTGACCGCAGGCTCAGCCAGACCCggcccagggcaggggcagtgccCGGGCGCAGCTGA